The following is a genomic window from Neodiprion virginianus isolate iyNeoVirg1 chromosome 1, iyNeoVirg1.1, whole genome shotgun sequence.
CAATTTACAATTCGCACTAACGCGGGCAATCTCGACTCTATTATTCGATGGAAGGATGAAGCTTCGGCTTTTGAGTAAATcgcagaaatgaaaaagattaACCTGGTACGTGTAAAGGAACAATAAACTCGCCGGAAGCGATTGTGATAAGAGTAAAGAATCCTGCAACGACGCAGAGAGCggttaaaaaaatctcgaCATATCGTACTTTCTAAAGTTCTTATATGGACAAAATAGGCTATTCGAAATTGTTTCGTCGACCCCGGAGACAATCGCCTGTAAAAGAAAAGCGGACTTCCTGAGGCTTCTGGGGTCGGTGTTTCGGCTTTAACGAGATGAACTAATAACCGACTACCGTAAGAATTTCGAAGACGTCTTGACAACGCGAATCCACAGCTTTCGCTTTTACCTCGACCGCGTTTCGCCAGTCGCTCGGAACAATGAATTTTGGAGAAGAGTACAGGTATGTAACGAGCGAACCAAATAAGCGACTAGCCTCGTGACGCGCGTCGGTCGGtgaaatttgatgaatttgataaatttgcaACTCTTGAATCTCGCCGCTACGTTTGGTCGCGGCCGAGCGACTTTCTACACGTCCGGCCGAGAGACGGATCCACGTGCGACGAATCCGGCTCGCATTACATACCGGAATTTCGGGTAATCTCGGAGGCCTGTCCAGTCCAGCCGACTGATTTCCCGTGCCCTCTAACGTTCGCAGGAATTCACGAGCCGACCCGCTCCGTTAGCGGAAACAGTCTTCCTCTCTCCCGGGAGGTCAGCCTCGTTCTTTTCCCGGACGTCAAGGTGGAGGACAAGATGTGGACGCTGGCGAACATGCAGTGGGGCCAAATCGTCACCCACGACATGGCCATGATCGACGGATCCACGCAGTCCAGTGAGTCGATAGATCCACCGATCACCCGGAAGCTTCTAATCACACAGTTTCACCTTCGCAGAGGCCCATCCAACGAGATGCTGCACCGACGATGGCCAGTTCCTGACCTCAGCCCTCAACAGCCCCCTTTGCTACCCCATCGTCGTACCGCCCAACGACCCTGTTCACGCTCCATCCGGAACAAAGTGCTTAAACTTTGTTCGTAGTACGACTGACCTCGACCGTGGATGCTCCTCGTTGAACGAGCCTGCGGAACAGGTTTGTGGAAACATGTCAACACACGGTTGTGCACACATTCCGTTGCGCAACGGCCACGTTGCATGGGAAATTACACGACTCTCTCACGTCGAGTTCAATTCTAACACCGATCGAAAACATGTTGAGAGACCCGACAATGGGCGATAGAAAGTGTAATGCGAGTCATTCGCCATCCGTCGCTCAATCAatcgttttcttctttctttctttctttcgttctaCCTACTGTTATAACCGACTAATCGAACAAGCTCTTTCCACCAGTTGACCACCGTCACGGGTTGGCTTGACCTCTCCATTGTCTACGGATCGGACGATCAGACCGCGGCCAGTCTTCGGGCTGGTATCGGAGGTCGTCTCAACGTCGACGTTCGCAACGGCAGAGAATGGCCACCGGCGGCACTGAACAAGAGCGCGATTTGCGACGTGGAGAGCGACGCCGAGATCTGCTACCGAACAGGTGGGTCCGAGTTCAGCCGCTATTTGACAAACTACTTTATGAAAATCGCGAACGGAACAAAAACAGGTTGCGTACGGACTATCCATCACGAGACAAAAAATCTGTGGCAGAACTTTCTCCGAACGATATTAATTAAGCACAACGCGCGGTGCGGAAATTCGTACCACGCAACAAGACGAATGGAGGGGTGAAACGATAAATAGTACCTGTACTCGAGGACGAGGAGAAAAATAGTGTACCAAAAATTGAATTGCTTACCGAAATTTTCTCTCGCCAGGAGACGCCAGGGCGAATCAAAATCCTCAGCTGACGGTTATGCAGATAATGCTCCTCAGGGAGCATAATCGAATCGCTGACGTACTCGCTCATCTCAATCCCCACTGGACCGATGATATAGTTTTCCAAGAAGCCAGACGCATCGCGATTGCTCAGCACCAGTACATCACCTACTACGAGTGGCTGCCAATTTTCTTAGGTCTGGATTCAATTGTCCCTCCGTAGTTGTTGACCCTTGACGGTATTTTCCCCctgttgaaaaaagaaactaaagtaattttcatttcaggGGTCGAGAACTCGCTGTGccataaaataatttacgacaCGAACGGATACGTCGATGATTATTCACCCTCGATAAACCCGAGCATACTAAACGAGCACTCGACTGCCGCATTCAGATACTTCCATTCGTTGATTGCTGGAAGACTTCAGTGAgttctgtttttctttatttatttattaccgtCTGTCTCTTACAAGAGCATCGCGGGGCCGATTTAAGTCGAATTTTATCTCCCGGTAATTTACCGTCGTCAGCTTTGCCGATTGAACGGTGAAATATTCTATCCATTACGCGATTTGCGCAGGTTGGTGAACGAGCACAGATTCGCTTTCACGTACAACAGCCTGCGGCTCAGTGACCACTTCAATCAACCCGGAGTCATAGAGCAGGGCGACAATATGAACGACCTTATCCGCGGTCTCGGAACACAGCCCGAAGAAGCAAGTGACCAATATTTTACCAGCGAGGTATGTAAATCTAGTCTTACCCACTTTTCGCAGCTAGCGTTGCAACGGTTCAAAACAATGATGTTGATCGTGAGATTGAACGCATGGACTGGATTCCCCCATCCCACTGAGAAACTATCTTAAGGGTGGGGGTTCAGCTTGGACGGTCTGAAATCATACCTATTAttaggagtttttttttaaaagaaaataacaacaattGGAGCAATTTCAGTTCAAgagctttattatttatagtttcaaaaacattttagaattttttttattgaaattagtaacaaaatggcggcatggcgcgtataagtagcgaacgactTCGAACTCAAGGGCTTTTGCGGTGGCCCATTTCCTGACATCACTGTCCAACTTGTAACgggtagaaaaaattttagagtTATAAACACGTTTTTGGGTTTGAGCTCGTAGCccaaaagttaaaaaaaattcaaatatattcaaaaatttatggaattgaaattcaaagttCTAGGCACAAGCTCGAATcgataaacaaattttaaagatcgtatcaaaatttcaagtcgatcggataaaaattgaacaaggAATCTTCGCCACTGGATTGAAAACGTGGTCCTTTGCTACTTGTATTCGCCATGCCGCCATCTTGTTATTAATTGCAatggaaaaattctgaaatttttttgaaactacaaataataaaaccctgaattttaaattgctccaagtgttttcattttctgaaaataaaaaaaaaaaaatactcctaaaaataggtatgatcTTAGAGGGTCCACCCCTTAATCCCGGTATTGTTCGTCTAGGTAACCCAATTCCTGTTCCGTGCTGGAAAAACCTTCGGCTCTGACCTCCGAGCCACCGATATTCAGAGGAGCAGAGACCACGGGCTCGCTTCTTACAACCAGGTCCGTCAATACTGCGGATTGCCGAAAGCACGTCGGTGGGCTGACTTCACTGACTACATATCGCCGGAGGTGAGTTTTCCCGCACTGACGGACTCTCCGCTTGAACAACATCCAGGCAAACCTGACCCATTGgactaaaatttgaaaaaacaaattcagaACGTCGAGAAGTTGGCTCGGCTCTATGAGACTCCCGATGACGTTGACCTGACGGTTGGAGGTTCCCTGGAATCGCACGTGAACGGAGCGTTGGCGGGTCCAACCTTCGTCTGCATTCTTCTCGAACAATTCTACCGTACAAGAGCCGGAGACAGATTCTGGTTCGAGTCGTCTGATCAGGACGTCGCCTTTACACCTGGTGAGCTTATTCATATGCTTGTTCCAAGATTAGCTTGACGACGGGAATTATTGCATTTCCTTCAAGTGTCTTGCGACATCTGCGACGTGTGCATGCGTTGAACAACTGTTATGTAAATACTGATGGCGAACGTTCGGTTTCACTTGTGTGCACTCCGTGTAATTCGACGAAGGTAATTCGAGgtgaaacgaaagaaaacaCGTTGAACGTAACTCTGTTTTATGCTGCAAAAATCGGTATTTACATACAACcaatattttcctacctcaTGTTACGAAATGCATTATCGTTTTACAGAGCAACTAACCGAGATACGAAAGAGCAGCATATCGAAATTATTCTGCGACAACGGGGATAATATAAAACTGATGCAGCCCAGAGGCTTTGAAATCGTTTCGGAACAGTAAGTCCCGAATGAAGCATTAGTagcaaaataaattgataaaaatttactattaCGGACGattcgatccttttttttttttttaggaatcCTCTCATCAAGTGCAACGACTTGCCTGGCATCGATCTTTCGCTCTGGAGGGCCGTCGATCCTCGATACCGCGAAAGACATTACCGCCCGCATGTTTTCAGACAATAGTATAATCGTGATTATACCCGAATGTGGACAAGTGTTGTTGCGTTTCGTTGTTTACtatgatataataatacatatatcGATT
Proteins encoded in this region:
- the LOC124298639 gene encoding peroxidase-like, with translation MGSRKRLAGVFAIIFIAQASATVDDFLNLTPSGNSVPRRTESRKSRYVSYAGDNVPLLFPISSHNIFFGQTPVVYQPYGAATGEVVGNSQPNQSSQQSQATCGDRFNGVCEKSRYRTFDGSCNNPYNPTWGQANTRYARLLPSNYADGIHEPTRSVSGNSLPLSREVSLVLFPDVKVEDKMWTLANMQWGQIVTHDMAMIDGSTQSKAHPTRCCTDDGQFLTSALNSPLCYPIVVPPNDPVHAPSGTKCLNFVRSTTDLDRGCSSLNEPAEQLTTVTGWLDLSIVYGSDDQTAASLRAGIGGRLNVDVRNGREWPPAALNKSAICDVESDAEICYRTGDARANQNPQLTVMQIMLLREHNRIADVLAHLNPHWTDDIVFQEARRIAIAQHQYITYYEWLPIFLGVENSLCHKIIYDTNGYVDDYSPSINPSILNEHSTAAFRYFHSLIAGRLQLVNEHRFAFTYNSLRLSDHFNQPGVIEQGDNMNDLIRGLGTQPEEASDQYFTSEVTQFLFRAGKTFGSDLRATDIQRSRDHGLASYNQVRQYCGLPKARRWADFTDYISPENVEKLARLYETPDDVDLTVGGSLESHVNGALAGPTFVCILLEQFYRTRAGDRFWFESSDQDVAFTPEQLTEIRKSSISKLFCDNGDNIKLMQPRGFEIVSEQNPLIKCNDLPGIDLSLWRAVDPRYRERHYRPHVFRQ